DNA from Leptospira mayottensis 200901116:
CGCTTTCCAATTTTTCTTTCAAAGGTAAGGCGGCTTTTGTATGGATTACGACATATGGTTTTCCGTTTCCGTTTTGAACGAATTTTAGGTTTTGTGTATTTTTCGGCATTGGAATCAAAACCGTGGGGGGATCTTTTTTATTCTTCCACTCCAAAGTGTTTGAATTGTTTTCCAAAGTGATTGTAGTGTTTCCTTCGACGGAATCCCTTTCAAACTGTTTCGAATATATTTGAAACGCAAGAACTCCGAGAGCATTTGCAGGTGTGATATCCCAGTGTCCCTTGGATTGCCTTGCAATCGCTCCGCGGATCAATCGAGGAAGGTCCTCTTTCCAACTTGGATCTTTTGCGACGGAAAGGATCGTTTTCATCACGGTCGAATCGTTGGAAGACAAAAGCCACCAAAGACTAGATTCGTCTACAAAATTATAGGAGGTTCCTTGGATTCTGAATCTAGATTTCAAGAGAGCATCTAATCGAGAAATCTGGTCTTTATATATTCCGGATTTCGAATATATGTTTCTCAAACTGATCAGAATATCAGTAGGAAGAATTTTAAGATCTGTCTGAACGGATCGAATTACATCGTCTCCGACCGGCTGAAAACGGGATATTGCATCTAGGACGATAATTTTTTTTAAAAGAAAATCCGTATTTGAGATATAACCGTTCCTATAAATCAGACCTTTAGTATATCGATTCAGAGCCTCCAAAAGAGTTTCTCGAATTGAATCCGGAATTTTATAACCGGATTCGGAGGCAAGAACCAACACATAACTCGTTAAAATTTCGCTTCCATACCAAGACATCGGAAAGAATTTTAATAGCCCATCCCCGTCCAGATAAACGTTCAATTGATTCATAATCCGATCCCAATCATTCTGAGATCCGATCGAAACGGCTTTGGAAAGTTTTTGCTCCAAGCAAGAATATGGATAACGATTCATATATTCTCTGGAAGAAAGAATCGCTCCGCCGGTGAGAGAGGATTTTAAACTGATCTCAAGTTCTCCGCTTCCCGAAATCGCCTCCTGATTCTCCTGAATCGGAAGACTGAGTGTTCCGTCTTCCAAACGCCGAAAAGTGGATTGCAAAATTCGAACGGGAACCGACTCTCCTACCCTCTGACGAAAACGAAGCGTATCCGTAAAAGGTCCGTTTCCCACTTCCTTGGTTTGGAATTCATAGACAATTTCGTCTTTTCTTGTAGGAATTGAAAGATTCCAATGAACGTTTGCAGATTCCCCCGGCTTTAATTGAATATTCTTAATTTCTAATTTAAGATCGGGTAAAGTTTTTGGATTGATTTCAAGTTCTAAAGTTTTTTCCGTCGTATTTTTGAGAGAAATTCCACTCAGTACATTATCTTTTTCCCTAACAAATGGAGCGACCGAAGGATAAATAAGAACATCCTTTGTGGTTTGAATCTGAGTCGAACCGGAACCAAACTTATCTTTTCCAGAGTGAACGATCGCGACGACCTTAAAAGAAGTCAACGAATCGTTCAGAGGAATTTCCACTTCTAAAAATCCATTCCCGTCCGGTTTCAAATCCGGTTTCCAATAAAGAAGAGTATCAAACAACTCTCTGGTTGTCGCTCCGCCTCCGCCTCCTCCCGACGGCTGACTTTTTAATCCGAAATGTCTTCTACCCACTACCTGAAGTTGAGCGGTGGAAGTTTCCACCGAGTTTCCTCGCTGGTACATCATGGCTCGAAGTAAATCCCAAGTATCGTTGGATTTTAATTCCAAAAGACCCTGATCGACAGCGACTAATGTGATTTTTGAATCTTTTTTTACCTGTACGGAAGGATGGTCGATCTGAACTTTTACTTTTACTTTTTGTCTCGCCTTATAAACGGCCTTATCCGTTTCCACACGGACAGGAATCTCAAAAGGTTTCCAACCGACTCGAATTTGAGCTACTCCCAATCGAAAAGAAGGTTTTGCTAAATCGACAAACGCAGTTTCCTTCGGACTATCCACTCTTCCCCGAACCGCCAAAACAGAAACGAACACATTCGGAGCAAACGAACTTTCAACAGGGATTTCAACGATCGGTTCTTTACCGCTGAGAGTTTTGATATACGAACTGAGAATTCCCTCCCTTTCCACGGTGATAAGAGCGGTTGCCTCTCGAAACGGCATTCTCACTTGAAATCTGGCTTTCTCACCCGCCTGGTATTCCTTTTTCTCGGGGAGAAGATCCATACGATCATGATCGCTCGCCGCAAACCAAAAATCCTCCTCACTACTGATCCAAACGGAAGAATTCGCTTTTACATCTTCTCCAGAAAGGGAAGCTTCGAAATAGACTTCTCCGGTCGCATTTACAGGACCGCTACAAAATAAAATCCCTTTCGCATTCGTTTTACCGGAACAGAATTTCCCCACTTCGTTTACTTCGTATTTATGTTCGTAACTATAGAAGCCGCCGACTAAGCGTTTTCGATTGGAATAATATTTTTTCGTAAATGCGACTACATTTATCTTCTTTCCTTCTATCGGCGTCCCTTTTAAATCAAGAACCGCAACCTTAAACCGAACCGAGTCTCGAACCGCGACCCAACTTTCAGGAGCGATTCCGATATGATATTCAGAAGGATAAATCGGAAAAGATCTGAATGCGCTTTGAATCTCTCCATTCGGATCCTTGTATTCGAGTTCCGCTTCGAGCTTTTGAATCGTATCGGATTTTGGAATCGACCTCACTGTCGTTTCGAAAAAACCTTTTGCGTCTAACGTGAGTTGCGTTTTTGTAAAACCAGTTACCGAAATCGGTTCTTCATTTTCTTCTGATTTACGGTCCACCAAACCGTTGCTAAATGAAAAATCGGAATAATCGGGAAAATATACTCCACCCCCGACCGTAACCCGGGTTCTCAAAAGAACAGGGAGTTTACCGGCTCCTCCGCCTGAAAGGTAACGAACGCTACCGGAAAGTTCTAACTTAGAAGGACCGACATTTGGACCGGAAACTTGAAAATCCGCTTTCATAAGCGGAATTCTAAATTCTTCCACCCTGAATTCTCCGATGGAAACCGAATCACTATTCCCAAATTCGCTTAATAAAATCCGATATATCCCCAAATTGGCTTCTTTTGGTATTTTGAATTGAAGAGAACTCGTTCCTTCTTGGTTCCATTTTAAGGAAATGGAATATTCTTTATCGCTACCGGAATGAACAATTTTCGCAAACGCCGGATATTCGTTTCGTGCTGGAACCTCGAAGCCGAATTGTCTTTTAGTTCTTGAAATAAGTTTAATGGAAACGGTTTCTCCGGCGCGAAACAAGGTTCTATCCAAAATCGGGTGAAATAAAATGTTGTTGTCTCCAGAATCTCCCGGAAGATTGAATCTCCAATTCTCAATTCCATTCTGCCAACGAGTATGAGTAAAAGTAAAATCGTCTTCGAAAGTCGCGGTTAAAAGCAGACCATTTTCGTACGATTTCCAAGAACAATGCGGAACTTTATTTCGAGGTGGAATTCCTTTTACGAGAAGAGTTCCCCCAGGTCCCGTTTTACCTACAAAAATTTTTTCGTTCTTACAATTGAAGATCTGAATGTCGGCACCTGGTACCGGCTTAGCATCATTCAACTTTGTCACCCAAACAAGAGAGGATTCTTTCCCCCACTTAAAATGAAGGGAAAGGTTGGTCACCAGAGCAGCTGTACGAACATAAAACGGTTGATTGATTCCTAATAAAGAATTTCCTAATATGTCCGATTTCATTTCGACCACATGGAAACCTGGTTTTTTCAAGGGAATTCCCACGACCTCAAAACGACGAACTCCCTGTTTGCTCTGGAGTTTGATCTCGTTCGTGAAAGATGGATTTTGAGAAGAATCAAAGATAGAACGACGGTGTTCCAAATTTTCAATCGTTTTGAGAAATTGAACGATTTCTGCAATCTGTCCCGACCCAAGAATCAATTCTTTTCCAGTAAATTGTTTTGGGTGATCCTCTTTTCCAGTGGCCCAGTTGAAAATTTCTTTTCCCTTTTCTTTCAATTTATCGAATTGTTCTTTGATAACACCCTCCGTGTCAGGACTCGTTTTCACCTGATAGAGACGTACTGGATTCTCCGCTTCCAGATTTCGAATTGTAACGGGGAGAATCGCCTCCGGAAATCTTTCTAAAATTCCGAACTTGGAAGAGAATTTCAAAAGAGGAGGATAATCGTCCGTGGAAACCATAAGAGGAAACGAAGATTGATTGGCAAGAAGTCGTCCCGCGTCGTCTTTTATGCCGGATGGAAGGATAATTTGAAATTTGGACTTTGGAGCAAGAGGAACTGGAAAACTGATTCCATAGTCATAATTTCCATTCTCGGAGGAGACCTTGGGGGGAATCTTTTTCCCATCGCTTGTTTGAAGCTGAATCTTTTGAAGAATTTCTACAGATACGGGAGAATTAAAATTCAACCTCAACGGCAAAGAGGGAATACAAGCGGCCCTTGCATTGACTCGATCACAGTTGAATTCCGCTCGGAAAGGTTGTCTTACAGTATATTCAATTTTTCTTGTAGAGCTTCTCGGGATTCCCGATTTTGATTTCAACCCTTGTTCCAAAATGAGATGAATTTTTTTTCCGCTTGGAAATTTCTGATCTGGTTTGATAAGAATCGTTTTTTCGGTTTTTCCTTCCCTGTAATTTGCTTTCAAAATTTCACTTTCGATAGAACCTTTGATTCGACTAAAACCGACCTTATCCTTGAGTCCCTCGATCACGAAATAAATATGATCACTTGCAGAAGAAAAATCCGGCTCGGAATCCAAATCCAAAATAAAAACCTGATCCTCGTCGATAATTCCTCCTTCATAAGGAGAGGAAGAATCCATTTCGGGACCTCCCGTATTAAAGGAAAATTTTTCTCCCTCATCCAAGGAATTTCCTGTGACCGACTTCAGCTTCTTCGTTTCAAAAGTACATTCCACTCCACCGGGTAGAAGTTCGGTAAATTCAAAAACCCAATTTTTATCATCTACCCAACGTTGTACACCTTGTAAAGGACAACGAACCTCGAACGGGTTTAAAGAAAATTTTGGATTTCCCAAAGGAATCATTGATTCGGAAAAACGAGCCCTTACTTGGGAAGGTTTTTTGACTTCTCCGATTGGACTAAATTCGATCTTTACTTGAGCGTTTAAACTGGAGGACCAAAAAAAGAGAAAAGTAATTCCCCAAAAAAATACAAAGATATTCGTCTTTAAGGATCGTTGCATTTGACACAAATCCCGGCCAATTATAGGAGATAAAATCTCCCATAAGAAAGAATAGAGAGAGTTCAAAATGTTTTGTACTAAGTTTCGGAAATAGAACCATTTCCGTTTTTTAACCTTAAAACGTTCGAAATTGAGTTTTCGGATTTGGGTCGTCTTAGAATAGAAATTTAGAAAATAGATTTTAATTAAAAATTGAATCGCAAC
Protein-coding regions in this window:
- a CDS encoding alpha-2-macroglobulin family protein, with product MNFWIHLLQTQFLFLRIGSVRGKNFFRIVVVAIQFLIKIYFLNFYSKTTQIRKLNFERFKVKKRKWFYFRNLVQNILNSLYSFLWEILSPIIGRDLCQMQRSLKTNIFVFFWGITFLFFWSSSLNAQVKIEFSPIGEVKKPSQVRARFSESMIPLGNPKFSLNPFEVRCPLQGVQRWVDDKNWVFEFTELLPGGVECTFETKKLKSVTGNSLDEGEKFSFNTGGPEMDSSSPYEGGIIDEDQVFILDLDSEPDFSSASDHIYFVIEGLKDKVGFSRIKGSIESEILKANYREGKTEKTILIKPDQKFPSGKKIHLILEQGLKSKSGIPRSSTRKIEYTVRQPFRAEFNCDRVNARAACIPSLPLRLNFNSPVSVEILQKIQLQTSDGKKIPPKVSSENGNYDYGISFPVPLAPKSKFQIILPSGIKDDAGRLLANQSSFPLMVSTDDYPPLLKFSSKFGILERFPEAILPVTIRNLEAENPVRLYQVKTSPDTEGVIKEQFDKLKEKGKEIFNWATGKEDHPKQFTGKELILGSGQIAEIVQFLKTIENLEHRRSIFDSSQNPSFTNEIKLQSKQGVRRFEVVGIPLKKPGFHVVEMKSDILGNSLLGINQPFYVRTAALVTNLSLHFKWGKESSLVWVTKLNDAKPVPGADIQIFNCKNEKIFVGKTGPGGTLLVKGIPPRNKVPHCSWKSYENGLLLTATFEDDFTFTHTRWQNGIENWRFNLPGDSGDNNILFHPILDRTLFRAGETVSIKLISRTKRQFGFEVPARNEYPAFAKIVHSGSDKEYSISLKWNQEGTSSLQFKIPKEANLGIYRILLSEFGNSDSVSIGEFRVEEFRIPLMKADFQVSGPNVGPSKLELSGSVRYLSGGGAGKLPVLLRTRVTVGGGVYFPDYSDFSFSNGLVDRKSEENEEPISVTGFTKTQLTLDAKGFFETTVRSIPKSDTIQKLEAELEYKDPNGEIQSAFRSFPIYPSEYHIGIAPESWVAVRDSVRFKVAVLDLKGTPIEGKKINVVAFTKKYYSNRKRLVGGFYSYEHKYEVNEVGKFCSGKTNAKGILFCSGPVNATGEVYFEASLSGEDVKANSSVWISSEEDFWFAASDHDRMDLLPEKKEYQAGEKARFQVRMPFREATALITVEREGILSSYIKTLSGKEPIVEIPVESSFAPNVFVSVLAVRGRVDSPKETAFVDLAKPSFRLGVAQIRVGWKPFEIPVRVETDKAVYKARQKVKVKVQIDHPSVQVKKDSKITLVAVDQGLLELKSNDTWDLLRAMMYQRGNSVETSTAQLQVVGRRHFGLKSQPSGGGGGGATTRELFDTLLYWKPDLKPDGNGFLEVEIPLNDSLTSFKVVAIVHSGKDKFGSGSTQIQTTKDVLIYPSVAPFVREKDNVLSGISLKNTTEKTLELEINPKTLPDLKLEIKNIQLKPGESANVHWNLSIPTRKDEIVYEFQTKEVGNGPFTDTLRFRQRVGESVPVRILQSTFRRLEDGTLSLPIQENQEAISGSGELEISLKSSLTGGAILSSREYMNRYPYSCLEQKLSKAVSIGSQNDWDRIMNQLNVYLDGDGLLKFFPMSWYGSEILTSYVLVLASESGYKIPDSIRETLLEALNRYTKGLIYRNGYISNTDFLLKKIIVLDAISRFQPVGDDVIRSVQTDLKILPTDILISLRNIYSKSGIYKDQISRLDALLKSRFRIQGTSYNFVDESSLWWLLSSNDSTVMKTILSVAKDPSWKEDLPRLIRGAIARQSKGHWDITPANALGVLAFQIYSKQFERDSVEGNTTITLENNSNTLEWKNKKDPPTVLIPMPKNTQNLKFVQNGNGKPYVVIHTKAALPLKEKLESGMRMEKEMLDESGNKKLSFREGDLVRVRLKIYTESDLSWIAVKDPIPAGANILGTGLGNDSRISAEFARDDNGWSSPTFVERKWEGYTAYFEYLPAGSVTLEYIYRINHTGKFVLPPTRTEAMYLPDQFAEILNLDQIVTKE